From Leptospira venezuelensis, a single genomic window includes:
- a CDS encoding LysR family transcriptional regulator, whose product MDLSKLRSFIVVAEELNFRKSAEILGISQPPLTRLISSFEEELSTKLFERTTRHVKLTGAGVHLLKEGREIIAKAEKIEKEVRSIGKLKAGGLSIGFSTTTFMASLPQIINEFQDRFPRIKLQLQQETRNRIIKGLKSAQFDICFLEGEVPDPRLEKHPVHDEVLGVLVPKRHPLAKREEIEFKELKDETIILHPKKDSGSFYDTISSLFKQSGIKPKVYIKNERESCPILVATGRGVSLTILGAQNFAPADTKFVPIKQLYLPVSVFYVQENQNPSLKTFLSFVSESSFIKNKHAECLMDVMRL is encoded by the coding sequence ATGGATTTATCTAAATTGAGATCTTTTATAGTCGTGGCAGAGGAATTGAATTTTAGGAAAAGCGCTGAAATTTTGGGAATATCCCAACCTCCTTTGACTAGATTGATCTCCTCTTTCGAAGAGGAACTTTCTACTAAACTATTCGAGAGAACTACAAGGCACGTAAAGCTTACCGGAGCGGGAGTTCATCTATTAAAAGAAGGCAGGGAGATCATTGCTAAAGCGGAAAAAATCGAAAAAGAAGTTCGTTCGATCGGGAAACTCAAAGCGGGAGGTCTTAGCATAGGTTTTTCTACTACTACTTTTATGGCGAGTTTACCTCAGATTATCAACGAATTTCAGGATCGTTTTCCTCGGATTAAATTGCAGCTTCAGCAAGAGACTCGAAACAGAATTATCAAAGGTTTAAAATCAGCTCAATTTGATATTTGCTTTTTAGAAGGAGAAGTGCCTGATCCACGTTTGGAAAAACATCCAGTTCATGACGAGGTGCTCGGTGTTCTCGTTCCTAAAAGACATCCTCTTGCTAAAAGGGAAGAGATCGAGTTTAAGGAATTAAAGGACGAAACGATTATATTACATCCTAAAAAAGACTCTGGAAGTTTTTATGATACGATCTCCTCTCTTTTTAAACAAAGTGGGATCAAGCCCAAGGTTTATATAAAGAATGAAAGAGAAAGTTGTCCTATTTTGGTTGCTACTGGTAGGGGAGTTTCTTTAACAATTTTAGGTGCCCAGAATTTTGCGCCTGCTGATACAAAATTTGTTCCGATCAAACAATTATACTTACCTGTTTCCGTTTTTTACGTTCAGGAAAATCAAAACCCTTCATTAAAAACTTTTTTAAGTTTTGTTTCTGAAAG
- a CDS encoding NAD(P)/FAD-dependent oxidoreductase: MRFDYEVLIIGGGPAGLSAALALGRMSRTALVCDDNRPRNAASSHLNNFPTRDGIHPAEWRKLVRKDLEKYNTINFFEGSVISVENSGSGFIAKLSAGKTFSFKKVILAYGVEDKYLSVPGYKELWGKSIFHCPYCHGFEVKGSKLGLIGNGDTLVYMLPLIYDLASDLIVFSNGKAELKEEQKELLNKKKIRLIENKITGFAYEGDQLKSVSLDNGENIERTGLFALPTFPFKLKSTIGEELGCEKDQFGFYKIGERGKTSVDGVYACGDNASGAHSVLLAAASGGMAGAGIVHELLSEKFLE, encoded by the coding sequence ATGAGATTTGATTACGAAGTATTGATCATTGGCGGAGGCCCGGCAGGTCTCAGTGCGGCCTTAGCTTTGGGAAGAATGAGCAGAACTGCACTTGTATGCGACGATAATCGTCCAAGGAATGCGGCTTCTTCTCATCTAAATAATTTTCCGACCAGAGACGGGATCCACCCTGCCGAATGGAGAAAATTAGTCAGAAAGGATTTAGAAAAATATAATACGATCAACTTTTTTGAGGGAAGTGTTATATCAGTTGAAAATTCCGGATCAGGCTTTATTGCAAAATTATCGGCAGGCAAAACATTTAGTTTTAAAAAGGTTATTCTCGCATATGGAGTAGAAGATAAATATCTTTCGGTCCCAGGCTATAAAGAACTCTGGGGTAAATCCATTTTCCATTGCCCTTACTGCCATGGCTTTGAAGTGAAAGGTTCTAAGTTAGGACTAATCGGAAACGGAGATACGTTAGTCTATATGCTTCCCCTAATTTACGATCTGGCATCAGACTTAATTGTTTTTTCAAACGGAAAGGCAGAGCTTAAGGAAGAACAAAAAGAATTATTGAATAAGAAAAAAATCCGTTTAATAGAGAATAAGATCACCGGCTTTGCATATGAAGGAGATCAACTCAAATCAGTTAGTTTAGATAACGGAGAGAATATCGAAAGGACAGGTCTCTTTGCACTTCCGACTTTCCCGTTCAAATTAAAGTCCACAATCGGAGAGGAACTTGGCTGTGAAAAAGATCAGTTTGGCTTCTACAAAATCGGAGAAAGAGGAAAGACAAGTGTAGATGGAGTGTATGCTTGCGGAGACAACGCAAGTGGTGCTCATTCTGTTCTATTAGCTGCCGCTTCAGGTGGAATGGCAGGAGCAGGTATAGTTCACGAGTTGTTAAGCGAGAAATTTTTAGAATAA